Part of the Arachis hypogaea cultivar Tifrunner chromosome 6, arahy.Tifrunner.gnm2.J5K5, whole genome shotgun sequence genome, ATATGCAATTCCAACACACCAAAAAAatgtttattataataaaaaaaggaaaaaaaaggaaaaaaaaaaaagcagttcCTTTTGCTGGCACACACCTCACTGGGCACTATCATTCACATACCTTTCTTGCTAAACAAACCTTTGTCTTTTTATCACTCAAGTTTAGCATCATATCTTCTCCTTAACCACCAAGAAATTCATGCTCCTTATTAAGAAACTTGAGCCACATGGTCCATAGAATTGACAGAGTCCCATTCTCAAGCATATTCAACATATTAGTAGTAGAAGAGAGAGTGATACACTGAAGTAGTGGAACAGAGGAGGCAGACTAGACAAAGATGAGTGCCGATTGGGGACCGGTGATCGTCGCGGTGGGACTGTTCATCCTCCTATCTCCAGGGCTGCTCTTCCAGTTCCCATCAAGGTTTAGGGTTGTTGAGTTTGGAAACATGAGCACTAGTGGAATTTCCATTTTAGTTCATGCAATCATTTTCTTTTGTATACTTACCATCTTGGTTATTGCTGTAGGCGTTCACATACACATTAATTGATACAAATCAATCCCAAGTTTCATAGAATTTGACAATCTCTCCCataattatgttttttatttcaccttttgaactttcttcttctttatttcttctgTACTGTGTACCGGTGCTGATGATGATCAATTGTTCAAATTAAAAAAGGGGATATAACTATaggaattatatatattatacctTTCGTTATTGCGTGATTTACTTTCTTTTGCTTTAGCAATGTTTATTTTGTATGTAGCCTAATAACGGGCTGGTCTTCAATTGGACCTAACCAAGGTAACTAGGTCTGATCCACTTTCATATATCAACTTGTCAAACTCACAGCAATGGTTGTCCAAAAAATCTCGTGGTAATGCAACCGAGATTTCGCACAGATGGAAGATTTGTAGGTTTCTCATAAGGtgggtactcccatgaagatattataattgtcttcatgtgatgatttttctttttgacccttagatgatggagtgtagggttagattttgatatgttataaaagtgttgtttttatttgaagtgtggccaaatcaataaatcacacttttatacaaagcatcttcataaaaagatgttttttgcatcttcatttgagtagctccctTCTCATAAACCTGTACCAAGATATAGAACTTTTTTTAAGTGTAAGTGTGTGTAGTGTaagatgaaattaaaaaaaaaatctcgtATTTATAGttgcataaaattcttttatAACTTTAGAGAAACTTTACCTATAATGTGGAGAGTATAATTTTAAAGTTAGCAAATTctaaccttattattattattttggtcaTATGGATTGGACAATTTTTAATCCTAAATATTCATCACAAACTCAAACACCTATCCACCCACACAC contains:
- the LOC112697183 gene encoding uncharacterized protein, translating into MSADWGPVIVAVGLFILLSPGLLFQFPSRFRVVEFGNMSTSGISILVHAIIFFCILTILVIAVGVHIHIN